DNA from Pelobacter propionicus DSM 2379:
CCACCCGGTGGGCACGCACGTCATCAAGGTCTGCCGCAACATCGCCTGCTCCCTCATGGGCGCCGAGCGGATCATCGACCACCTCTCCCAGAAACTGGGTATCAAACCGGGCGAGACCACCGCTGACGGCCGTTTCACCCTGCTTCTCGTCGAATGCCTGGCCTCCTGCGGCACCGCCCCGGTCATGCAGATCGACGACACCTATCACGAGCAACTGACCGAAGCAAAAATCGATCAGATCTTGAAGGGGCTTTCATGACAAGCGAGAGAATCTTCTTCAATTTCCCCGTAACCGCCGACTCCCATACGCTTAAAGCGTACCAGGGGCGTGGCGGCTACCAGGCCCTTGAGAACGCCCTCAAGACCCTGCAGCCCATCGACGTGGAGAAGGAAGTCATGGCATCGGGTCTTCGTGGCCGCGGCGGCGCCGGCTTCCCCACCGGCAGCAAATGGTCCTTCGTCAACAAGAAGGCCCCCGTCGTCTACCTCTGCTGCAACGCCGACGAAGGGGAGCCGGGCACCTTCAAAGACCGCTGGATCTTCGAGCACAACTCCCACCAGCTCATCGAAGGGATGATCCTGGCCGCCTACGCGCTTAACGTCAGAAACGCCTTCATCTACATCAGGGGTGAATTCGACCTCTCCTTCAGAAGGCTCATGGACGCCATGAGTGAGGCCTACAAAGCCGGCTACCTGGGCGAGAACATCCTGGGCAGCTCCTTCTCCTGCGACATCCGGGTCATGCAGGGTGGCGGCGCCTACGTCTGCGGCGAGGAATCCAGCCTTTATACATCCATCGAAGGCTTCAAGGGCTACCCGCGCAACAAGCCGCCCTTCCCGGCCGTGCAGGGCCTCTACAAAGCCCCCACCGTCGTCAACAACGTGGAGACCTTGGCCAACGTTCCCTGGATCATGACCAACGGCGCCAAGGCCTTTAGCGCCATGGGCACCGAGAAGCACCCCGGCACCAAGATCTTCGGCGTCTCCGGCCACGTCAAAAAACCGGGCCTGTATGAACTTCCCCTGGGCTACCCCTTAAAGAAACTGATCTTCGAGGAGTGCGGCGGAATCCTGAACGGCAAAGAGCTCAAAGCCGTCATCCCGGGCGGCTCCTCCACCCCGATTCTCTTGCCCCAAGACGTGGAGACCGCCAACCTGGATGCCGAATGCCTCTCCACCTACCGCACCATGCTCGGTTCCGGCGGGGTCATCGTCATCGCCGAAGGGGTCTGCATGGTCAGACTGCTGCACACGCTAAGCCGCTTCTACGCCCACGAATCCTGCGGCCAGTGCACCCCCTGCCGCGAGGGAAGCGCCTGGATGAACGACATCATCAGCCGCATCGTAGCTGGCAAGGGAGTCAAGGGAGACCTGGAGAGTCTGGAGCGGATCACCAAGGGCATCATGGGCAACACCGTCTGCGCCCTGGGCGACGCCGCCTCCATGCCGGTCATAAACTTCATCACGAAATTCAGAGCGGAATTCGACTACTACATCGAACACGGTCGTTCCATGAACGACGGTCGTTTGGAAATCTGAAGGCGCCATGATTGAACTAAAGATCGACAACCAAGTCATCGAGACGCAGGAAGGCGAAACCGTAATGGAAGCGGCGCTCAGGCACGGCATCCATATTCCCCACCTCTGCTATCACCCCTGCCTCTCCATCGCCGGTAACTGCCGCATCTGCCTGGTGCAGGTCAACGGTCGTCCCAAACTCATGCCGGCCTGCAACCTGCCCATCACCCCGGGAATGGAGATCGAAACGGACAGCGAACCGGTTCGGGCCGCCCGGCGTGCCGTCATGCAGTTCATCACCTTAAACCACCCGGTGGACTGCGGCATCTGCGACAAGGCGGGCGAGTGCCGGCTGCAGGAATACCAGATGAAGTACGGGGCGGATGAACCGTTCAACATCGATGCCAAGCACCACAAGCCCAAGTTCTACGACCTCTCCGACAGGATCGTCTACGACGCCGAGCGCTGCATCCTCTGCAGCCGCTGCGTGCGCTTCACCCGCGAAGTCTCCGGCTCCTTCCAGTTGGGCATCGTCGAGCGGGGCAGCCACTCCCGGGTCGAGCGCCTGGACCAGGGGACCTTCGACGACCCCTACTCGGACAACGTCACCACCATCTGTCCCGTGGGAGCGCTCCTCTCCCGCGACTTCCTCTACAAGAGCCGGGTCTGGTACCTGGAGCCGGTTCGTTCCGTCTGTCCCGGCTGCGCCAGGGGCTGCAGCATCAACATCTGGAAACGGGCCCACCACTGGCATCTGCGCGCCCTGGGCGAAGAGAAAAACCGCATGGTCTATAGGGTCACGCCGTGCGACAACCCGGAGATCAACGGTCCCTGGATCTGCAACAAAGGCTTCGACCTGCCCAAAGAACTCATGAAACGCCCCAGGGCGCTGCGTCCCCTGGTGCACGGCGCCTTCGTCGGCCTGGAAGAAACCATCGGCGAAGCCAAACGGCTCATCTCCCAGGCATCGAGCCCGGCCATCCTGGTCTCGGCGTGGGCCTCCAACGAAGAGCTGGCCGCCTTCAAACAGCACCTGGGCGAGCGCTTCACCGTCTACACCCGCCAGGACGCAGGCCCCGAGAAAGGGGAGATCGTCGAAGACAACGTCCTGATCAAGGGTGACAAGAACCCCAACAGCAGAGGCGTGGCAGACCTGTTCGGTAGCCAGGCCTACAGCCAGGCCGGCCACGACCTGGTCATCGTCTGGGGCGAAGGGGTCAGACTCTCCGACCTGGGCAGCGCCACCGTCATCCAGCTGTCCTCCTTTGAGAACGCCCAGGACAAAAACGCCGACATCCTGATCCCCATCTCCACCTTCATGGAGCGGAGCGGGAGCTTCAC
Protein-coding regions in this window:
- a CDS encoding NADH-quinone oxidoreductase subunit NuoE family protein, which codes for MSCIEEKFAQLRATYPKELNSSLVMPFLRIMLDEKKSLGESDAVFIANYLGLPAMQVKEALTWYTMFYRHPVGTHVIKVCRNIACSLMGAERIIDHLSQKLGIKPGETTADGRFTLLLVECLASCGTAPVMQIDDTYHEQLTEAKIDQILKGLS
- the nuoF gene encoding NADH-quinone oxidoreductase subunit NuoF, translating into MTSERIFFNFPVTADSHTLKAYQGRGGYQALENALKTLQPIDVEKEVMASGLRGRGGAGFPTGSKWSFVNKKAPVVYLCCNADEGEPGTFKDRWIFEHNSHQLIEGMILAAYALNVRNAFIYIRGEFDLSFRRLMDAMSEAYKAGYLGENILGSSFSCDIRVMQGGGAYVCGEESSLYTSIEGFKGYPRNKPPFPAVQGLYKAPTVVNNVETLANVPWIMTNGAKAFSAMGTEKHPGTKIFGVSGHVKKPGLYELPLGYPLKKLIFEECGGILNGKELKAVIPGGSSTPILLPQDVETANLDAECLSTYRTMLGSGGVIVIAEGVCMVRLLHTLSRFYAHESCGQCTPCREGSAWMNDIISRIVAGKGVKGDLESLERITKGIMGNTVCALGDAASMPVINFITKFRAEFDYYIEHGRSMNDGRLEI
- a CDS encoding 2Fe-2S iron-sulfur cluster-binding protein — its product is MIELKIDNQVIETQEGETVMEAALRHGIHIPHLCYHPCLSIAGNCRICLVQVNGRPKLMPACNLPITPGMEIETDSEPVRAARRAVMQFITLNHPVDCGICDKAGECRLQEYQMKYGADEPFNIDAKHHKPKFYDLSDRIVYDAERCILCSRCVRFTREVSGSFQLGIVERGSHSRVERLDQGTFDDPYSDNVTTICPVGALLSRDFLYKSRVWYLEPVRSVCPGCARGCSINIWKRAHHWHLRALGEEKNRMVYRVTPCDNPEINGPWICNKGFDLPKELMKRPRALRPLVHGAFVGLEETIGEAKRLISQASSPAILVSAWASNEELAAFKQHLGERFTVYTRQDAGPEKGEIVEDNVLIKGDKNPNSRGVADLFGSQAYSQAGHDLVIVWGEGVRLSDLGSATVIQLSSFENAQDKNADILIPISTFMERSGSFTNFEGTANCFDKVFDKPELVQHAGELFGRLA